The bacterium genome includes a window with the following:
- a CDS encoding RNA-binding protein encodes MAKKLYVGGLPYSTSEDQLRDAFAQAGSVSSAIIIMDKMTGRSKGFGFVEFGNDDDAQKAIDMWNGKDFGGRSLTVNEARPMEARPRREGGGGGGWGGDRRNSW; translated from the coding sequence ATGGCGAAGAAACTCTATGTCGGCGGCCTTCCGTACTCTACGTCGGAAGATCAGCTCCGCGACGCTTTCGCGCAGGCCGGATCCGTTTCGTCGGCTATCATCATCATGGACAAGATGACTGGCCGCTCGAAGGGCTTCGGTTTCGTTGAGTTCGGTAATGATGACGATGCCCAGAAGGCAATCGACATGTGGAATGGCAAGGATTTCGGTGGCCGTTCCCTTACCGTCAACGAAGCGCGCCCTATGGAAGCTCGCCCTCGCCGCGAAGGTGGTGGAGGCGGTGGATGGGGCGGTGACCGACGCAACAGCTGGTAA
- a CDS encoding protein tyrosine phosphatase produces the protein MINLVTGVLACALCFWNNHKPEEAPREMRTTEQVFELGTSKVRIITHEKGTGYTYFSMHNDEEESIHAGIAMVRKYGGRLVELKHDGARNISFQLDGRTYTFDPNRIFTEAGIGKVLGTARGDYPILAHMLLRSFADTLLQQLRLPYLNGNTLVALHNNSDGGGYSIDQYTHGSYVRDASDHHVNPDMDPDDLFFVTKRETFEKLRAADVNVVLQSRRPTDDGSLSVFSARLGIDYINVEAEDGATKRQTRMLELLH, from the coding sequence ATGATCAACCTCGTAACGGGCGTACTCGCGTGCGCACTCTGCTTCTGGAACAACCACAAGCCGGAGGAAGCGCCGCGCGAGATGCGGACTACCGAACAGGTGTTCGAGCTCGGGACTTCGAAGGTACGGATCATCACGCACGAGAAAGGTACCGGATACACCTACTTCAGCATGCACAATGATGAGGAGGAAAGCATCCACGCCGGCATCGCGATGGTCCGGAAATACGGCGGACGCCTCGTCGAGCTGAAGCACGACGGTGCGCGGAACATCTCGTTCCAACTGGACGGCAGGACGTACACGTTCGACCCGAACCGCATCTTCACGGAAGCGGGTATCGGGAAGGTCCTGGGCACGGCACGGGGGGACTACCCCATCCTCGCCCATATGCTTCTGCGCAGTTTCGCGGATACGCTTTTGCAGCAGCTGCGGCTGCCGTATCTCAACGGGAACACGCTCGTCGCGCTGCATAACAACAGCGACGGCGGCGGCTACTCGATCGATCAGTACACGCACGGCAGCTATGTCCGCGATGCATCTGATCATCATGTGAATCCCGACATGGACCCTGATGATCTTTTCTTCGTCACGAAGCGGGAGACCTTCGAGAAACTGCGGGCCGCGGATGTGAATGTGGTCCTGCAGAGCCGCCGTCCGACGGACGACGGATCACTGTCGGTCTTCAGCGCGCGCCTCGGTATCGATTACATAAACGTCGAAGCCGAGGACGGCGCAACGAAGCGACAGACCCGCATGCTCGAGCTCTTGCACTAG
- a CDS encoding DNA-3-methyladenine glycosylase: protein MQHILGPKFFSRTADLVAPDLLGKFLVREHGGKREAHMITETEAYDGFDDKASHAAKGKTPRTEVMYGPPGHWYVYFIYGMYEMLNIVCDPKGHPGAVLIRRVEGIDGPGKLTRELNITRSLNAKPATKGNGLWIEDRGILIPKSGMRMTPRIGVAYAGDWAAKEWRFVMISHDKRKRTPK from the coding sequence ATGCAGCACATTCTCGGGCCGAAGTTCTTCTCCCGCACCGCGGACCTCGTCGCGCCTGATCTCTTGGGTAAATTCCTCGTACGTGAACACGGTGGCAAGCGTGAGGCGCACATGATCACGGAAACAGAGGCGTACGATGGCTTCGATGACAAGGCATCGCATGCCGCAAAAGGGAAGACGCCGCGCACGGAGGTTATGTATGGCCCGCCGGGGCACTGGTACGTCTATTTTATCTACGGCATGTACGAAATGCTCAACATCGTCTGTGACCCGAAGGGGCATCCCGGTGCGGTTCTCATCCGCCGTGTTGAAGGTATCGATGGTCCGGGGAAGCTTACGCGCGAGCTGAATATCACACGATCCCTGAATGCGAAACCCGCTACCAAGGGTAACGGGCTGTGGATCGAAGATCGAGGAATCCTCATCCCGAAAAGCGGCATGCGGATGACGCCGCGCATCGGCGTCGCGTATGCAGGAGATTGGGCCGCGAAGGAATGGCGATTCGTCATGATCTCTCACGACAAAAGAAAAAGGACGCCGAAATAA